From the Saccharomycodes ludwigii strain NBRC 1722 chromosome I, whole genome shotgun sequence genome, one window contains:
- the YUH1 gene encoding ubiquitin-specific protease YUH1 (similar to Saccharomyces cerevisiae YJR099W | YUH1 | Yeast Ubiquitin Hydrolase), which translates to MNNQVNNNALIEVEPLESTPEIFNHIISTKLGANINIVKFFDIYSLTEPDLLNFMPRPCTGIILLFPINSTKKIMSTGEKTVSTGNNYYFFKQTIKNACGYHAILHLMANLKTENLEMIFGDNNNLNYNKFKSFLISYKKIVNSGGDNEHLLTNLINNYILNDLLLTTTLDTTITATENIQVDHHYISILKTDDNKIIEFDGRNDKPSVILSNCGEDKDLFDYSSIINNRLQELLIKKTDNTKDSSPPITCNLLGLGPAWD; encoded by the coding sequence ATGAATAACCAAGTTAATAACAACGCACTTATTGAAGTTGAACCTTTAGAATCTACACCCGAAATATTCAACCATATTATATCTACAAAGTTGGGTGCAAATATCAATATAGTAAagttttttgatatttattcattaaCGGAACCTGACTTGCTTAATTTTATGCCAAGACCATGTACAGGCATCATATTACTATTTCCCATTAATtcgacaaaaaaaatcatgTCAACTGGAGAAAAGACCGTATCTACTggaaataattattatttttttaaacaaactATAAAAAATGCATGCGGTTATCATGCTATCTTACATCTAATGGCTAACCTAAAGACTGAAAACTTGGAAATGATCTTTGGagataacaataatttaaattacaaTAAGTTTAAGAGTTTCCTAATaagttataaaaaaatagtaaataGCGGGGGCGACAATGAACACTTATTGACCAATTTAATTaacaattatatattaaatgatttattattaactacAACTCTAGATACAACAATTACTGCCACTGAAAATATACAGGTTGATCATCATTATATAAGTATCCTCAAAAcagatgataataaaattatagaatTTGATGGAAGAAACGATAAGCCATCTGTTATTTTATCCAATTGTGGAGAAgataaagatttatttgattattCTTCAATTATAAACAATCGATTACAggaattattaataaagaaaactGATAATACTAAAGATAGCAGCCCTCCAATTACTTGTAATTTACTAGGTCTTGGACCAGCATGGGattga
- the THP3 gene encoding Thp3p (similar to Saccharomyces cerevisiae YPR045C | THP3 | THO-related Protein), giving the protein MDCNNSNTNDNNDEYIPPPPPTNINLSSPFDTDMIDSSYQYQQQPPPPTSPPLLESTFNNNNNPSHYARENNQYGESSPSSVIKKKNKRKSKPKKNQENNSIVDLTRLYNPVNPINLGSQRKLNHNNSTITINSSKSIGKINKGINSNTNNNIGKSFGGDLRNPPKELLDAIKDYTHWSKSVCNKLFEQKIYFQPMLSFVNFCLLKTKNGNHDEIATQDLKLLPIQLEKIIVMAYRNNAVKTTDWKKQTLPALNKNTTTLKLAHNETWKQDDDSYNPDTFNTFIKKIDVVEDGYNPEYATSKGSTLDGELGNTKQKQRLLKFSNNVSSTSTPYLEDFSNLNKMTNKAQHYDINKPIVGRCTKLEKPYLRLTSEPNPDLVRPLFILKKSYKMLMYKYRTGTGSYQYLCDQFKSIRQDLRVQLIESDFAIRVYSTHARLALEFKDVGEFNQCQSRLKNLFENKVDFRNNNKGMMMEFFKQYFCCTILYFIMMDDYQSVLDLKYTYYMKDAGEENNIVNSRSILNDCLVLKLFTMNEMLIVNDYHNFFRVYGKSGCFDESTRNHDENCDSDNNNKYAYDLLKLFIDKLRLKALAYMCRGYMQLKLDFLRQELSFDDDSELKIFLKDIKVNENCIITKKLANSREYIYLDCKDCRVSLWILYENSKKINIKGQI; this is encoded by the coding sequence atggattgtaataatagcaacacTAATGATAACAACGACGAATATATACCACCTCCACCACCtacaaatattaatttatctTCTCCTTTTGACACTGATATGATAGATTCATCATATCAATATCAACAACAGCCACCACCACCAACTTCACCTCCTTTGCTAGAATCCacctttaataataacaataatccCAGTCACTATGCCAGGGAAAATAATCAATATGGTGAAAGCTCTCCTTCAtctgttattaaaaagaaaaataaaaggaaatccaagcctaaaaaaaatcaagaaaACAATAGTATTGTTGATCTTACTAGACTCTACAACCCAGTAAACCCAATTAACTTGGGTTctcaaagaaaattaaaccaCAACAATAGTACCATTACCATCAATTCTTCAAAAAGTATtgggaaaataaataaaggaaTTAACAgtaatacaaataataacattggTAAAAGCTTTGGTGGTGATTTAAGAAATCCTCCAAAGGAATTGCTTGATGCCATCAAAGATTATACCCATTGGAGTAAAAGTGTATGTAACAAACtatttgaacaaaaaatttattttcagcCAATGCTTTcctttgttaatttttgtctcttgaaaacaaaaaatggtAACCACGATGAAATAGCTACACAGGATTTAAAGTTACTCCCCATACAATTGGAGAAAATCATTGTTATGGCTTATAGAAATAATGCTGTCAAGACTACTGATTGGAAAAAGCAAACTTTACCTGCCCTTAACAAAAACACAACAACTTTAAAATTAGCACATAACGAAACTTGGAAGCAAGATGATGACAGTTACAATCCTGACACATTCaatacttttattaaaaaaattgatgttGTTGAGGATGGATATAACCCGGAATATGCAACTTCTAAGGGTTCTACCTTAGATGGCGAACTGGGTAATACAAAACAAAAGCAAAGATTActtaaattttcaaataatgtATCATCTACTAGCACACCGTATCTTGAAGATTTCAGcaatttgaataaaatgACAAATAAAGCCCAGCAttatgatattaataaaccCATTGTGGGTAGATGTActaaattggaaaaacCATATTTGCGATTAACTAGTGAACCCAATCCTGATTTGGTAAGACCcctatttattttaaaaaaaagctacAAGATGTTAATGTACAAGTACAGAACCGGTACAGGATCTTATCAATACCTCTGTGACCAATTTAAGTCTATAAGGCAAGATCTACGCGTTCAATTAATTGAAAGTGACTTCGCCATAAGGGTTTATTCTACGCATGCCAGGCTAGCATTAGAGTTTAAAGATGTGGGTGAGTTCAACCAATGCCAAAGTAGATTGAAGAACctatttgaaaataaagttgattttcgtaataataataagggGATGATGATGGagttttttaaacaatatttttgttgtacaattttgtattttattatgatGGATGATTATCAATCAGTATTAGATTTAAAGTATACTTATTATATGAAAGATGCGGGGGAAGAGAACAATATTGTTAATAGTAGGAGTATATTGAATGATTGCTTGGTGCttaaattatttaccaTGAATGAGATGTTAATAGTTAATGATtatcataattttttccgTGTATATGGTAAATCTGGGTGTTTTGATGAAAGTACCAGAAACCACGATGAAAATTGTGAtagtgataataacaacaaatatGCTTATGACTTGctaaaattgtttattgataaattgAGGTTGAAAGCATTGGCCTATATGTGCCGTGGTTATATGCAATTAAAGTTAGACTTTTTACGTCAAGAATTGAGTTTCGATGATGATAGTGAgctgaaaatttttttaaaagatatcaaagttaatgaaaattgtattataaccaaaaaattGGCAAATAGTAGGgagtatatttatttggatTGCAAAGATTGTAGAGTATCTCTATGGATTTTGTATgaaaattccaaaaaaattaatattaaggGACAAATATAG
- a CDS encoding aldo-keto reductase superfamily protein (similar to Saccharomyces cerevisiae YJR096W | xylose and arabinose reductase) produces the protein MKSSIPKKYKLNNGNYIPTVGLGTYYLPQNKTKQIVYEACKIGYKHFDTAVLYENEKEVGEGISQWLNENPEVHKRESIFYTTKLWNNQCGYNEAKYAIKECLNKVKGLGYIDLLLIHSPLAGSLLRLETYRAMQEAVEEGIVKNIGVSNYGKHHIEELLNWSDLKIKPVVNQIEISPWLMRQELADYCKSRELIVEAYAPLTHGYKIKHPDVLKVAEECNVTPGQILIRWSLQHGYVPLPKTATLHRLKENLDVYGFELSDEQMLFLDHPNSYDPTDWECTDAP, from the coding sequence ATGAAATCTTCGATTcccaaaaaatataaattaaataatggGAACTATATTCCAACCGTTGGGTTAGGAACTTATTATTTGccacaaaataaaaccaaacAAATAGTTTACGAGGCTTGCAAAATAGGTTATAAGCATTTTGATACTGCTGTTTTATATGAGAATGAAAAAGAGGTTGGGGAAGGTATTTCGCAATGGTTGAATGAAAACCCTGAAGTACATAAGAGAGAGTCGATATTTTATACTACCAAGTTGTGGAACAATCAATGTGGATATAATGAAGCCAAGTATGCGATCAAAGAATGTTTAAATAAGGTTAAAGGATTAGGATatattgatttattattaattcatTCGCCATTAGCAGGTAGTCTTTTAAGATTAGAAACGTATAGAGCAATGCAAGAGGCTGTTGAGGAAGgaattgtaaaaaatattggggTTTCAAATTATGGTAAGCATCATATTGAGGAATTATTAAACTGGAgtgatttgaaaattaaacCGGTGGTTAATCAAATTGAGATTTCACCATGGTTAATGAGACAGGAGTTAGCTGATTACTGTAAATCGCGAGAATTAATTGTCGAGGCTTATGCTCCTTTAACTCATGGTTATAAGATTAAACACCCTGATGTGCTTAAAGTTGCTGAAGAATGCAATGTCACGCCGGGCCAGATTTTAATTAGATGGTCTTTACAACACGGTTATGTTCCATTGCCTAAGACAGCCACTTTACATAGATTGAAAGAGAATTTGGATGTGTATGGATTTGAATTAAGTGATGAacaaatgttatttttggaCCACCCAAATTCTTACGATCCTACCGACTGGGAATGTACAGATGCACCATAG
- the RSM26 gene encoding mitochondrial 37S ribosomal protein mS42 (similar to Saccharomyces cerevisiae YJR101W | RSM26 | Ribosomal Small subunit of Mitochondria), giving the protein MFIATAKSTIGTTIVKRSIYTVPKLILPSSCTNTTSSTAPIIPNVYSSLGFQTVWTDYQKYLCDQLTLVTQGTSFENYLPYHLILKSAKTTFNTRIFNLASAVHNNHLFIENIIPNQISSVTNDKIQPSRVFIKKLQDQYQNPNLTWEDYKLEILNKVEENLKSGQGWVFVVEDFNKKLHILTCNNHGTPYFAPRNQSVDLNGGVNNHKDYELLNELKNELSRSENKVFKDWTLPLIVVNLFDVAYLPDYGVAGRSKYLSTILDNLNWGVVNKRIFQN; this is encoded by the coding sequence ATGTTTATTGCCACTGCTAAATCAACTATAGGTACTACTATTGTCAAACGTTCTATTTATACGGTCCCGAAGTTAATATTACCGTCTTCATGTACCAATACAACCAGTTCTACTGCCCCAATTATACCAAATGTGTACTCTTCTCTCGGGTTTCAAACTGTATGGACAGATTACCAAAAATACTTATGTGATCAATTAACTTTAGTGACACAAGGCACTAGTTTCGAAAATTATTTGCCATACCAtctgattttaaaaagtgcAAAAACTACTTTTAACACTcgtattttcaatttagcATCAGCAGTTCATAATAACCATTtgtttattgaaaatattattccTAACCAAATTTCCTCTGTTACTAACGACAAAATCCAACCCAGTcgtgtttttattaaaaaattgcaaGATCAATACCAGAATCCAAATTTGACCTGGGAAGATTATAAATTAGAAATTTTGAACAAAGTTGAAGAAAACTTAAAAAGTGGTCAGGGATGGGTTTTTGTAGTAGAAGATTTCAATAAGAAGTTGCATATTTTGACTTGTAATAATCATGGCACTCCATATTTTGCGCCAAGAAATCAAAGTGTTGACCTAAATGGTGGTGTTAATAACCATAAAGATTATGAACTGttaaatgaattaaaaaatgaattgaGTAGAAGTGAAAACAAGGTTTTCAAGGATTGGACTTTGCCTTTGATTGTTGTTAATCTATTTGACGTTGCATATTTACCTGATTACGGTGTTGCTGGTAGatccaaatatttaagCACCATTTTGGATAATTTGAATTGGGGGGttgttaataaaagaatatttcaaaattaa